A genome region from Choloepus didactylus isolate mChoDid1 chromosome 12, mChoDid1.pri, whole genome shotgun sequence includes the following:
- the EEF1AKMT1 gene encoding EEF1A lysine methyltransferase 1 encodes MSNSDDDDIPQLSSHTLAALQEFYAEQKQHMDPAGDDKYNIGIIEENWQLSQFWYSQETALRLAEEAIAAAGKGGKIACVSAPSVYQKLRELYREDFSTSVFEYDKRFAIYGEEFVFYDYNNPLDLPEKIAAHSFDIVIADPPYLSEECLRKMSETIKYLTKGKILLCTGAVMEEEAVKLLGVRMCKFVPKHTRNLANEFRCYVNYDSGLDHEN; translated from the exons ATGAGCAATTCAGATGATGATGATATCCCCCAGCTTTCTTCCCACACCTTAGCAGCCCTCCAGGAATTTTATGCTGAGCAGAAGCAACACATGGACCCAGCTGGGGATGATAAATATAACATTGGAATAATAGAAGAGAACTGG CAACTGAGCCAATTTTGGTACAGTCAAGAAACCGCATTACGGCTTGCAGAAGAAGCGATTGCAGCTGCTGGAAAAGGGGGCAA AATAGCATGTGTGAGTGCCCCCAGTGTCtaccagaaactgagagagctgtATCGAGAAGACTTTTCCACATCCGTCTTTGAGTATGACAAAAGATTTGCCATCTATGGAGAGGAATTTGTCTTCTATGATTACAATAACCCATTGGATTTACCTGAAAAAATTGCTGCTCATAGTTTTGACATTGTAATAGCAGATCCTCCATATCTTTCTGAGGAATGTCTCAGGAAAATGTCAGAAACCATCAAGTATCTGACTAAGGGCAAGATTCTGCTGTGCACAG GTGCTGTCATGGAGGAAGAGGCAGTAAAACTCCTGGGAGTGAGGATGTGCAAGTTTGTTCCCAAACATACCCGGAATTTGGCAAATGAGTTTCGCTGTTATGTGAATTATGATTCTGGGCTAGACCATGAAAACTAG
- the IL17D gene encoding interleukin-17D isoform X2 — MAGKENWVLSEPISYDPARYPKYLPEAYCLCRGCLTGLSGEEDFHFRSAPVYMPTVVLRRSAACAGGRYVYTEHYVTVPVGCTCVPEQVKGDESLNSSMDKQAVKLALGPHDKPAAP; from the coding sequence AATTTCCTACGACCCTGCGAGGTACCCCAAGTACCTGCCCGAGGCCTACTGCCTGTGCCGGGGCTGCCTGACCGGGCTGTCCGGGGAGGAGGACTTCCACTTCCGCAGCGCGCCGGTCTACATGCCCACGGTGGTCCTGCGGCGCTCGGCGGCCTGCGCGGGGGGCCGCTACGTCTACACCGAGCACTACGTCACGGTGCCCGTGGGCTGCACCTGCGTCCCGGAGCAGGTCAAGGGGGACGAGAGCCTCAACTCCAGCATGGACAAGCAGGCCGTGAAGCTCGCGCTCGGCCCCCACGACAAGCCCGCCGCGCCCTGA